A single genomic interval of Bactrocera dorsalis isolate Fly_Bdor unplaced genomic scaffold, ASM2337382v1 BdCtg169, whole genome shotgun sequence harbors:
- the LOC105230220 gene encoding E3 ubiquitin-protein ligase TRIM33 isoform X3 — protein sequence MKNFYILNFQSESSSSASTKFALLKCVWCSQLLSINDRPKLLECLHVSCSQCVNTKFSELDRTMPPLIHCPVCNMASQNEFIIDNQFLIEQCTAAGDNSLADGNSTDASKATVTANITCSSCSDNAIATSWCVDCSEYICDSCVQAHQRLKITKDHTIKPKEEANNEQLPGAAGIDKLHMCHLHPQEKLSLFCETCDKLTCRDCQLSDHRDHKYKFAHEIATETRQALKTLVSEINYKRFLLSSATKVIDDRQKQIADRKKDLIKEITAMVVKITNTVNMRGKQLAMRLNEVCDTKMKVLIEKKDALQLLSDNTDHCIEFMENAMEKGSDYAILSSKKSLVRHLQKLKCQRADIPNPEIPVRIQVQLNQVSELQKVISQLGTVIVDGKPYPPAPSTNGPPRQQPSPNMAPPLRPGLPPGMPAGMSPTGPPSGYGPQNGPPIYNNSSSAQQQFNNMQMNRNYAAEGAGKVRFGAMPPGMQRQGQPHVSSSTHPQNMDMSLRGLLNNQAAQSSNQAHISFNGPPNYPGGPQGAASPHQQMNTQMRPHFMGGPPGQQHQNYPQNTPGGPNNPNYINNTARFQNYQRMSSHAQQQAAVAAMSSAGGPGGPCGSQIPSPNPMQRPQIMPNPMQNNLGFHGSQPGFSPGPPQTAPQMNSSLSSMHSMAKWHIPQSAQQTNACPQQGPLMQFANGRQTENFKISLKSPNTLKNTTPNGSSSAHSMQGNSASSLHAASLGLGPAVSILPNVTSTNPKTPSPSTNENAKDFTEPIDKVRDDSINDLIATIAKLDSNGVQVLPEGRTKTTSPQVHSSTDLSNTQEDDPNEDWCAVCLDGGELMCCDKCPKVFHQNCHIPAISSLPDESESWQCLLCVNLKELANNTDNTQKAPGELSRLELQIMQRICLELYCQYEQSLHFREPEPPTNTAYYEIICNPMSLDVIRTRLDPTSPNHYKDIAGFVSDVRLIFKNTYLFYQEDSKTFTNAKYLENFFEEQLSKWLPNFASKTNSNMTNGSANTNSNNAAIISNNSASTSSAASPGLMNLATGPSASPGVIAAMENGRKSIAEFRLEDDSCIPAKRSRKLTE from the exons atgaaaaacttttatattctcAATTTTCAGTCGGAGTCCTCATCATCAGCTTCCACAAAATTTGCCCTACTCAAATGTGTATGGTGCAGTCAATTACTGAGCATCAATGATCGCCCCAAACTCTTGGAATGTCTGCATGTTTCCTGCTCACAATGTGTGAATACCAAATTCTCTGAGCTCGATCGCACTATGCCGCCACTTATACATTGCCCCGTTTGTAATATGGCTTCACAGAATGAGTTTATCATTGATAATCAATTTTTGATCGAACAATGTACAGCCGCTGGTGATAACAGTTTGGCCGATGGCAATTCCACAGATGCATCCAAAGCGACCGTTACAGCTAATATCACCTGTAGCAGTTGTTCGGATAATGCTATTGCGACGTCATGGTGTGTCGATTGTTCCGAATATATCTGTGACAGTTGTGTGCAGGCGCATCAACGTCTTAAAATCACCAAGGATCACACAATTAAGCCAAAGGAGGAAGCCAATAATGAACAATTGCCTGGTGCTGCTGGTATAGATAAACTACACATGTGTCATCTACATCCGCAAGAGAAACTGTCGCTGTTCTGTGAGACGTGCGACAAGTTGACATGTCGTGATTGTCAGCTCAGCGACCATCGCGATCACAAATATAAATTTGCGCATGAAATTGCCACCGAGACGCGTCAAGCGTTAAAAACGCTCGTCTCGGAAATCAACTATAAGCGCTTCCTGCTCTCATCTGCCACAAAAGTGATTGACGATCGACAAAAGCAAATTGCCGATCGTAAGAAGGATCTTATTAAAGAAATCACTGCAATGGTGGTGAAGATCACAAATACAGTTAATATGCGTGGCAAACAGTTGGCTATGCGTCTGAATGAAGTATGCGATACAAAAATGAAGGTTTTGATCGAGAAGAAGGACGCGTTGCAGCTGTTATCCGACAACACCGATCACTGCATCGAGTTTATGGAGAACGCTATGGAGAAGGGCAGCGATTATGCGATTCTATCGAGTAAAAAATCATTGGTGCGACATTTGCAGAAACTGAAGTGTCAACGAGCTGACATACCAAATCCAGAAATTCCCGTGCGTATTCAAGTACAGTTAAATCAAGTCTCTGAACTGCAAAAAG TTATTTCTCAACTCGGCACTGTTATTGTGGACGGTAAACCATATCCACCGGCACCATCCACAAATGGACCGCCACGCCAGCAGCCAAGTCCCAATATGGCACCACCATTACGACCGGGTCTTCCACCAGGTATGCCTGCTGGCATGTCTCCTACTGGACCACCAAGCGGATACGGACCTCAGAATGGACCGCCAATATACAATAACAGCTCTTcggcacaacaacaatttaacaaCATGCAAATGAATCGAAACTATGCTGCCGAAGGCGCAGGTAAGG TTCGTTTCGGCGCAATGCCACCGGGTATGCAACGTCAAGGTCAGCCACATGTTAGTTCCTCCACACATCCTCAAAATATGG ACATGAGCTTGCGTGGCCTTCTAAATAATCAAGCAGCTCAGAGTTCCAATCAAGCTCATATATCATTCAATGGTCCACCGAATTATCCCGGTGGCCCACAAGGCGCAGCTTCACCACACCAGCAAATGAATACCCAAATGAGGCCGCATTTTATGGGCGGTCCTCCAGGCCAACAACATCAGAATTATCCGCAGAATACGCCTGGTGGACCGAATAACCCGAATTATATAAACAATACTGCGCGCTTCCAGAACTATCAACGCATGTCGAGTCACGCGCAACAACAGGCCGCAGTAGCGGCCATGTCAAGCGCGGGCGGTCCTGGTGGTCCATGCGGCAGCCAAATACCGTCACCAAACCCCATGCAGCGACCGCAAATCATGCCCAATCCCATGCAGAAT aacCTGGGGTTTCATGGGAGTCAGCCTGGCTTCAGTCCCGGGCCGCCACAAACCGCGCCACAAATGAACAGTAGTTTGAGCAGCATGCACAGCATGGCCAAATGGCACATACCTCAATCAGCGCAACAGACAAACG CTTGCCCACAACAAGGTCCTCTAATGCAGTTTGCCAACGGCCGTCAAACAGAGAACtttaaaatttccttaaaatcTCCAAATACTCTAAAGAATACCACACCAAATGGCAGCTCATCGGCACATAGTATGCAAGGCAATAGTGCGTCTAGCTTACATGCAGCTTCGCTTGGGCTCGGACCAGCTGTTTCCATCTTACCCAATGTCACATCAACGAATCCAAAGACGCCGAGCCCGAGCACTAACGAG AACGCAAAAGATTTCACTGAACCGATTGACAAGGTCCGTGACGATTCCATAAACGATCTAATAGCTACCATTGCCAAATTGGATTCGAATGGTGTTCAGGTGCTGCCGGAGGGACGTACAAAAACCACATCGCCGCAAGTGCACAGCTCAACAGACCTATCCAATACTCAAGAAG ACGACCCGAACGAAGATTGGTGTGCCGTTTGCCTTGACGGTGGAGAGCTAATGTGCTGCGACAAGTGCCCGAAAGTATTCCATCAGAATTGTCACATACCCGCCATCAGTTCATTGCCGGACGAAAGCGAAAGTTGGCAATGCCTGCTGTGCGTGAACCTCAAAGAGCTGGCTAACAACACCGACAACACACAGAAAGCACCTGGCGAATTAAGTCGGCTGGAATTGCAGATCATGCAACGCATTTGTCTCGAATTGTATTGCCAGTACGAACAGAGTCTACATTTCCGCGAGCCGGAACCGCCTACCAATACAGCCTACTATGAAATTATTTGCAA TCCCATGTCTTTGGATGTTATACGTACACGATTGGACCCGACCAGCCCAAATCATTATAAGGATATCGCTGGCTTTGTGTCAGATGTGCGTCTAATATTTAAGAACACTTATCTCTTCTATCAA GAGGACTCAAAAACAttcacaaatgcaaaatatttggaGAACTTTTTCGAGGAACAATTATCCAAATGGCTGCCAAACTTCGCCAGCAAGACAAATTCAAACATGACCAATGGCAGTGCCAACACAAACAGCAACAATGCCGCCATTATCAGCAATAATAGTGCTTCCACATCGTCTGCAGCTTCGCCAGGTCTCATGAATCTAGCAACCGGCCCCTCGGCTTCGCCCGGTGTTATTGCAGCTATGGAGAATGGTAGAAAGAGCATTGCAGAATTCCGACTGGAGGATGACTCGTGCATTCCGGCGAAAAGATCACGTAAACTAACCGAATAG
- the LOC105230220 gene encoding E3 ubiquitin-protein ligase TRIM33 isoform X2 produces MKNFYILNFQSESSSSASTKFALLKCVWCSQLLSINDRPKLLECLHVSCSQCVNTKFSELDRTMPPLIHCPVCNMASQNEFIIDNQFLIEQCTAAGDNSLADGNSTDASKATVTANITCSSCSDNAIATSWCVDCSEYICDSCVQAHQRLKITKDHTIKPKEEANNEQLPGAAGIDKLHMCHLHPQEKLSLFCETCDKLTCRDCQLSDHRDHKYKFAHEIATETRQALKTLVSEINYKRFLLSSATKVIDDRQKQIADRKKDLIKEITAMVVKITNTVNMRGKQLAMRLNEVCDTKMKVLIEKKDALQLLSDNTDHCIEFMENAMEKGSDYAILSSKKSLVRHLQKLKCQRADIPNPEIPVRIQVQLNQVSELQKVISQLGTVIVDGKPYPPAPSTNGPPRQQPSPNMAPPLRPGLPPGMPAGMSPTGPPSGYGPQNGPPIYNNSSSAQQQFNNMQMNRNYAAEGAVRFGAMPPGMQRQGQPHVSSSTHPQNMDMSLRGLLNNQAAQSSNQAHISFNGPPNYPGGPQGAASPHQQMNTQMRPHFMGGPPGQQHQNYPQNTPGGPNNPNYINNTARFQNYQRMSSHAQQQAAVAAMSSAGGPGGPCGSQIPSPNPMQRPQIMPNPMQNNLGFHGSQPGFSPGPPQTAPQMNSSLSSMHSMAKWHIPQSAQQTNACPQQGPLMQFANGRQTENFKISLKSPNTLKNTTPNGSSSAHSMQGNSASSLHAASLGLGPAVSILPNVTSTNPKTPSPSTNENAKDFTEPIDKVRDDSINDLIATIAKLDSNGVQVLPEGRTKTTSPQVHSSTDLSNTQEVNTKNDQKDDPNEDWCAVCLDGGELMCCDKCPKVFHQNCHIPAISSLPDESESWQCLLCVNLKELANNTDNTQKAPGELSRLELQIMQRICLELYCQYEQSLHFREPEPPTNTAYYEIICNPMSLDVIRTRLDPTSPNHYKDIAGFVSDVRLIFKNTYLFYQEDSKTFTNAKYLENFFEEQLSKWLPNFASKTNSNMTNGSANTNSNNAAIISNNSASTSSAASPGLMNLATGPSASPGVIAAMENGRKSIAEFRLEDDSCIPAKRSRKLTE; encoded by the exons atgaaaaacttttatattctcAATTTTCAGTCGGAGTCCTCATCATCAGCTTCCACAAAATTTGCCCTACTCAAATGTGTATGGTGCAGTCAATTACTGAGCATCAATGATCGCCCCAAACTCTTGGAATGTCTGCATGTTTCCTGCTCACAATGTGTGAATACCAAATTCTCTGAGCTCGATCGCACTATGCCGCCACTTATACATTGCCCCGTTTGTAATATGGCTTCACAGAATGAGTTTATCATTGATAATCAATTTTTGATCGAACAATGTACAGCCGCTGGTGATAACAGTTTGGCCGATGGCAATTCCACAGATGCATCCAAAGCGACCGTTACAGCTAATATCACCTGTAGCAGTTGTTCGGATAATGCTATTGCGACGTCATGGTGTGTCGATTGTTCCGAATATATCTGTGACAGTTGTGTGCAGGCGCATCAACGTCTTAAAATCACCAAGGATCACACAATTAAGCCAAAGGAGGAAGCCAATAATGAACAATTGCCTGGTGCTGCTGGTATAGATAAACTACACATGTGTCATCTACATCCGCAAGAGAAACTGTCGCTGTTCTGTGAGACGTGCGACAAGTTGACATGTCGTGATTGTCAGCTCAGCGACCATCGCGATCACAAATATAAATTTGCGCATGAAATTGCCACCGAGACGCGTCAAGCGTTAAAAACGCTCGTCTCGGAAATCAACTATAAGCGCTTCCTGCTCTCATCTGCCACAAAAGTGATTGACGATCGACAAAAGCAAATTGCCGATCGTAAGAAGGATCTTATTAAAGAAATCACTGCAATGGTGGTGAAGATCACAAATACAGTTAATATGCGTGGCAAACAGTTGGCTATGCGTCTGAATGAAGTATGCGATACAAAAATGAAGGTTTTGATCGAGAAGAAGGACGCGTTGCAGCTGTTATCCGACAACACCGATCACTGCATCGAGTTTATGGAGAACGCTATGGAGAAGGGCAGCGATTATGCGATTCTATCGAGTAAAAAATCATTGGTGCGACATTTGCAGAAACTGAAGTGTCAACGAGCTGACATACCAAATCCAGAAATTCCCGTGCGTATTCAAGTACAGTTAAATCAAGTCTCTGAACTGCAAAAAG TTATTTCTCAACTCGGCACTGTTATTGTGGACGGTAAACCATATCCACCGGCACCATCCACAAATGGACCGCCACGCCAGCAGCCAAGTCCCAATATGGCACCACCATTACGACCGGGTCTTCCACCAGGTATGCCTGCTGGCATGTCTCCTACTGGACCACCAAGCGGATACGGACCTCAGAATGGACCGCCAATATACAATAACAGCTCTTcggcacaacaacaatttaacaaCATGCAAATGAATCGAAACTATGCTGCCGAAGGCGCAG TTCGTTTCGGCGCAATGCCACCGGGTATGCAACGTCAAGGTCAGCCACATGTTAGTTCCTCCACACATCCTCAAAATATGG ACATGAGCTTGCGTGGCCTTCTAAATAATCAAGCAGCTCAGAGTTCCAATCAAGCTCATATATCATTCAATGGTCCACCGAATTATCCCGGTGGCCCACAAGGCGCAGCTTCACCACACCAGCAAATGAATACCCAAATGAGGCCGCATTTTATGGGCGGTCCTCCAGGCCAACAACATCAGAATTATCCGCAGAATACGCCTGGTGGACCGAATAACCCGAATTATATAAACAATACTGCGCGCTTCCAGAACTATCAACGCATGTCGAGTCACGCGCAACAACAGGCCGCAGTAGCGGCCATGTCAAGCGCGGGCGGTCCTGGTGGTCCATGCGGCAGCCAAATACCGTCACCAAACCCCATGCAGCGACCGCAAATCATGCCCAATCCCATGCAGAAT aacCTGGGGTTTCATGGGAGTCAGCCTGGCTTCAGTCCCGGGCCGCCACAAACCGCGCCACAAATGAACAGTAGTTTGAGCAGCATGCACAGCATGGCCAAATGGCACATACCTCAATCAGCGCAACAGACAAACG CTTGCCCACAACAAGGTCCTCTAATGCAGTTTGCCAACGGCCGTCAAACAGAGAACtttaaaatttccttaaaatcTCCAAATACTCTAAAGAATACCACACCAAATGGCAGCTCATCGGCACATAGTATGCAAGGCAATAGTGCGTCTAGCTTACATGCAGCTTCGCTTGGGCTCGGACCAGCTGTTTCCATCTTACCCAATGTCACATCAACGAATCCAAAGACGCCGAGCCCGAGCACTAACGAG AACGCAAAAGATTTCACTGAACCGATTGACAAGGTCCGTGACGATTCCATAAACGATCTAATAGCTACCATTGCCAAATTGGATTCGAATGGTGTTCAGGTGCTGCCGGAGGGACGTACAAAAACCACATCGCCGCAAGTGCACAGCTCAACAGACCTATCCAATACTCAAGAAG TTAATACTAAAAATGATCAAAAAGACGACCCGAACGAAGATTGGTGTGCCGTTTGCCTTGACGGTGGAGAGCTAATGTGCTGCGACAAGTGCCCGAAAGTATTCCATCAGAATTGTCACATACCCGCCATCAGTTCATTGCCGGACGAAAGCGAAAGTTGGCAATGCCTGCTGTGCGTGAACCTCAAAGAGCTGGCTAACAACACCGACAACACACAGAAAGCACCTGGCGAATTAAGTCGGCTGGAATTGCAGATCATGCAACGCATTTGTCTCGAATTGTATTGCCAGTACGAACAGAGTCTACATTTCCGCGAGCCGGAACCGCCTACCAATACAGCCTACTATGAAATTATTTGCAA TCCCATGTCTTTGGATGTTATACGTACACGATTGGACCCGACCAGCCCAAATCATTATAAGGATATCGCTGGCTTTGTGTCAGATGTGCGTCTAATATTTAAGAACACTTATCTCTTCTATCAA GAGGACTCAAAAACAttcacaaatgcaaaatatttggaGAACTTTTTCGAGGAACAATTATCCAAATGGCTGCCAAACTTCGCCAGCAAGACAAATTCAAACATGACCAATGGCAGTGCCAACACAAACAGCAACAATGCCGCCATTATCAGCAATAATAGTGCTTCCACATCGTCTGCAGCTTCGCCAGGTCTCATGAATCTAGCAACCGGCCCCTCGGCTTCGCCCGGTGTTATTGCAGCTATGGAGAATGGTAGAAAGAGCATTGCAGAATTCCGACTGGAGGATGACTCGTGCATTCCGGCGAAAAGATCACGTAAACTAACCGAATAG
- the LOC105230220 gene encoding E3 ubiquitin-protein ligase TRIM33 isoform X4, whose product MKNFYILNFQSESSSSASTKFALLKCVWCSQLLSINDRPKLLECLHVSCSQCVNTKFSELDRTMPPLIHCPVCNMASQNEFIIDNQFLIEQCTAAGDNSLADGNSTDASKATVTANITCSSCSDNAIATSWCVDCSEYICDSCVQAHQRLKITKDHTIKPKEEANNEQLPGAAGIDKLHMCHLHPQEKLSLFCETCDKLTCRDCQLSDHRDHKYKFAHEIATETRQALKTLVSEINYKRFLLSSATKVIDDRQKQIADRKKDLIKEITAMVVKITNTVNMRGKQLAMRLNEVCDTKMKVLIEKKDALQLLSDNTDHCIEFMENAMEKGSDYAILSSKKSLVRHLQKLKCQRADIPNPEIPVRIQVQLNQVSELQKVISQLGTVIVDGKPYPPAPSTNGPPRQQPSPNMAPPLRPGLPPGMPAGMSPTGPPSGYGPQNGPPIYNNSSSAQQQFNNMQMNRNYAAEGAVRFGAMPPGMQRQGQPHVSSSTHPQNMDMSLRGLLNNQAAQSSNQAHISFNGPPNYPGGPQGAASPHQQMNTQMRPHFMGGPPGQQHQNYPQNTPGGPNNPNYINNTARFQNYQRMSSHAQQQAAVAAMSSAGGPGGPCGSQIPSPNPMQRPQIMPNPMQNNLGFHGSQPGFSPGPPQTAPQMNSSLSSMHSMAKWHIPQSAQQTNACPQQGPLMQFANGRQTENFKISLKSPNTLKNTTPNGSSSAHSMQGNSASSLHAASLGLGPAVSILPNVTSTNPKTPSPSTNENAKDFTEPIDKVRDDSINDLIATIAKLDSNGVQVLPEGRTKTTSPQVHSSTDLSNTQEDDPNEDWCAVCLDGGELMCCDKCPKVFHQNCHIPAISSLPDESESWQCLLCVNLKELANNTDNTQKAPGELSRLELQIMQRICLELYCQYEQSLHFREPEPPTNTAYYEIICNPMSLDVIRTRLDPTSPNHYKDIAGFVSDVRLIFKNTYLFYQEDSKTFTNAKYLENFFEEQLSKWLPNFASKTNSNMTNGSANTNSNNAAIISNNSASTSSAASPGLMNLATGPSASPGVIAAMENGRKSIAEFRLEDDSCIPAKRSRKLTE is encoded by the exons atgaaaaacttttatattctcAATTTTCAGTCGGAGTCCTCATCATCAGCTTCCACAAAATTTGCCCTACTCAAATGTGTATGGTGCAGTCAATTACTGAGCATCAATGATCGCCCCAAACTCTTGGAATGTCTGCATGTTTCCTGCTCACAATGTGTGAATACCAAATTCTCTGAGCTCGATCGCACTATGCCGCCACTTATACATTGCCCCGTTTGTAATATGGCTTCACAGAATGAGTTTATCATTGATAATCAATTTTTGATCGAACAATGTACAGCCGCTGGTGATAACAGTTTGGCCGATGGCAATTCCACAGATGCATCCAAAGCGACCGTTACAGCTAATATCACCTGTAGCAGTTGTTCGGATAATGCTATTGCGACGTCATGGTGTGTCGATTGTTCCGAATATATCTGTGACAGTTGTGTGCAGGCGCATCAACGTCTTAAAATCACCAAGGATCACACAATTAAGCCAAAGGAGGAAGCCAATAATGAACAATTGCCTGGTGCTGCTGGTATAGATAAACTACACATGTGTCATCTACATCCGCAAGAGAAACTGTCGCTGTTCTGTGAGACGTGCGACAAGTTGACATGTCGTGATTGTCAGCTCAGCGACCATCGCGATCACAAATATAAATTTGCGCATGAAATTGCCACCGAGACGCGTCAAGCGTTAAAAACGCTCGTCTCGGAAATCAACTATAAGCGCTTCCTGCTCTCATCTGCCACAAAAGTGATTGACGATCGACAAAAGCAAATTGCCGATCGTAAGAAGGATCTTATTAAAGAAATCACTGCAATGGTGGTGAAGATCACAAATACAGTTAATATGCGTGGCAAACAGTTGGCTATGCGTCTGAATGAAGTATGCGATACAAAAATGAAGGTTTTGATCGAGAAGAAGGACGCGTTGCAGCTGTTATCCGACAACACCGATCACTGCATCGAGTTTATGGAGAACGCTATGGAGAAGGGCAGCGATTATGCGATTCTATCGAGTAAAAAATCATTGGTGCGACATTTGCAGAAACTGAAGTGTCAACGAGCTGACATACCAAATCCAGAAATTCCCGTGCGTATTCAAGTACAGTTAAATCAAGTCTCTGAACTGCAAAAAG TTATTTCTCAACTCGGCACTGTTATTGTGGACGGTAAACCATATCCACCGGCACCATCCACAAATGGACCGCCACGCCAGCAGCCAAGTCCCAATATGGCACCACCATTACGACCGGGTCTTCCACCAGGTATGCCTGCTGGCATGTCTCCTACTGGACCACCAAGCGGATACGGACCTCAGAATGGACCGCCAATATACAATAACAGCTCTTcggcacaacaacaatttaacaaCATGCAAATGAATCGAAACTATGCTGCCGAAGGCGCAG TTCGTTTCGGCGCAATGCCACCGGGTATGCAACGTCAAGGTCAGCCACATGTTAGTTCCTCCACACATCCTCAAAATATGG ACATGAGCTTGCGTGGCCTTCTAAATAATCAAGCAGCTCAGAGTTCCAATCAAGCTCATATATCATTCAATGGTCCACCGAATTATCCCGGTGGCCCACAAGGCGCAGCTTCACCACACCAGCAAATGAATACCCAAATGAGGCCGCATTTTATGGGCGGTCCTCCAGGCCAACAACATCAGAATTATCCGCAGAATACGCCTGGTGGACCGAATAACCCGAATTATATAAACAATACTGCGCGCTTCCAGAACTATCAACGCATGTCGAGTCACGCGCAACAACAGGCCGCAGTAGCGGCCATGTCAAGCGCGGGCGGTCCTGGTGGTCCATGCGGCAGCCAAATACCGTCACCAAACCCCATGCAGCGACCGCAAATCATGCCCAATCCCATGCAGAAT aacCTGGGGTTTCATGGGAGTCAGCCTGGCTTCAGTCCCGGGCCGCCACAAACCGCGCCACAAATGAACAGTAGTTTGAGCAGCATGCACAGCATGGCCAAATGGCACATACCTCAATCAGCGCAACAGACAAACG CTTGCCCACAACAAGGTCCTCTAATGCAGTTTGCCAACGGCCGTCAAACAGAGAACtttaaaatttccttaaaatcTCCAAATACTCTAAAGAATACCACACCAAATGGCAGCTCATCGGCACATAGTATGCAAGGCAATAGTGCGTCTAGCTTACATGCAGCTTCGCTTGGGCTCGGACCAGCTGTTTCCATCTTACCCAATGTCACATCAACGAATCCAAAGACGCCGAGCCCGAGCACTAACGAG AACGCAAAAGATTTCACTGAACCGATTGACAAGGTCCGTGACGATTCCATAAACGATCTAATAGCTACCATTGCCAAATTGGATTCGAATGGTGTTCAGGTGCTGCCGGAGGGACGTACAAAAACCACATCGCCGCAAGTGCACAGCTCAACAGACCTATCCAATACTCAAGAAG ACGACCCGAACGAAGATTGGTGTGCCGTTTGCCTTGACGGTGGAGAGCTAATGTGCTGCGACAAGTGCCCGAAAGTATTCCATCAGAATTGTCACATACCCGCCATCAGTTCATTGCCGGACGAAAGCGAAAGTTGGCAATGCCTGCTGTGCGTGAACCTCAAAGAGCTGGCTAACAACACCGACAACACACAGAAAGCACCTGGCGAATTAAGTCGGCTGGAATTGCAGATCATGCAACGCATTTGTCTCGAATTGTATTGCCAGTACGAACAGAGTCTACATTTCCGCGAGCCGGAACCGCCTACCAATACAGCCTACTATGAAATTATTTGCAA TCCCATGTCTTTGGATGTTATACGTACACGATTGGACCCGACCAGCCCAAATCATTATAAGGATATCGCTGGCTTTGTGTCAGATGTGCGTCTAATATTTAAGAACACTTATCTCTTCTATCAA GAGGACTCAAAAACAttcacaaatgcaaaatatttggaGAACTTTTTCGAGGAACAATTATCCAAATGGCTGCCAAACTTCGCCAGCAAGACAAATTCAAACATGACCAATGGCAGTGCCAACACAAACAGCAACAATGCCGCCATTATCAGCAATAATAGTGCTTCCACATCGTCTGCAGCTTCGCCAGGTCTCATGAATCTAGCAACCGGCCCCTCGGCTTCGCCCGGTGTTATTGCAGCTATGGAGAATGGTAGAAAGAGCATTGCAGAATTCCGACTGGAGGATGACTCGTGCATTCCGGCGAAAAGATCACGTAAACTAACCGAATAG